The genome window ATATTAAACCTTTATGTCTTGTATTCTTCTTAATATTTATTATTAATCAAATTACATTCGTTATTTTATTGTCAATTTCACATTAATCAACTGTAATGGTGAATGTATACCTTTCATCAATTTTAACATTATAATTCACATTAAAGTTTAATGTTTATTTATAAAAAATTGTAAAGGAGATGACTTAACATGAATAAAAAATTAAGAATAACAGGCTTTGATTTCGCACGAGCATTAGCTATTTTAGGAATGGTTATTGTTAATTATAAACTAACTATGGGGACCGAATATAAAGGTTCAACATGGATGATTTACTTAACTAGTATTTTTGATGGGAAAGCCTCTGCAGTATTTGTTATTTTAGCTGGAATTGGAATTTCTCTTATGACAGAAAAAGCACGCATAACTAAAAGTACTAACCTCATAAAAAAAAGTCGACAAATCATTTGGAAACGCTCTATATTTCTTTTAACACTGGGTATGTTTCTGTATCTAATAGGATGGAAAGCTGATATATTACATTATTATGCATTCTATATGTTTATATCGTCTTTTTATATCATTACATCTACTAATACTCTGTTATATTCTTGTATTAGCATTTTAACTATATCTCAAATTTTACAAATCATATTTAATCATGTCGACAAATCAAATCTATTGATCGATGGTCATTCTCCATTTCCTAAATTGGCTGATATTTTAAATAATCTTCTATTCAATGGATATCATCCTATTTTTCCATGGATTTGTTTTCTCTTACTGGGTATGTGGTTAGGGAGGCTGAATTTTAGATTACCTGAAGTCAGAAAAAAATTACTATTGTTTTCACTAATTTCAATGATTATATTGGAAACTTTTTCCTTTCTTCTTATCAAAATAACCAGTCCTTTGTTAGGAACGGAAACTGCTGACTCTCTATTTTCTACAACTCCAGTACCACCAAATATATTTTATATTCTCTCTAGTTCAAGTATAGCTATAATAGTAATTGTTTTATGTATATATTTCACAGAAAAATTCGCTGGAAAAATAATAACAAAAATACTTATTCTAACTGGACAAATGTCATTAACATATTATATTGGCCACGTCTTTGCATTAATTATTTTTTCATATTTAGGATTAGTAAATGATGCGGATTTACTCACAACTCTTATACTATCTTTGACTTTTTATATAAGTGCAATGTGTTTATCTTATTTTTGGAAATTGTATTTTACAAGAGGACCAATTGAATTGATAATGAGAAAATATAGTGATTAATAATCAAAATCAAATTATTTATATACAATGTATATTTGTTTTTCATTGAAAGTAAAAAAAAGCTAGTTTTCAAAATTAGCTTTTTTCTATATATACAATCATCAAACTCTTTTGCACTTAATCCATTCACGTTTGTTATGTTTTTCCCAATAACTCACTAATATCCATGTTGATACTGCGCCTAAAACAAATTTCTTAAACATA of Bacillus clarus contains these proteins:
- a CDS encoding DUF418 domain-containing protein, producing MNKKLRITGFDFARALAILGMVIVNYKLTMGTEYKGSTWMIYLTSIFDGKASAVFVILAGIGISLMTEKARITKSTNLIKKSRQIIWKRSIFLLTLGMFLYLIGWKADILHYYAFYMFISSFYIITSTNTLLYSCISILTISQILQIIFNHVDKSNLLIDGHSPFPKLADILNNLLFNGYHPIFPWICFLLLGMWLGRLNFRLPEVRKKLLLFSLISMIILETFSFLLIKITSPLLGTETADSLFSTTPVPPNIFYILSSSSIAIIVIVLCIYFTEKFAGKIITKILILTGQMSLTYYIGHVFALIIFSYLGLVNDADLLTTLILSLTFYISAMCLSYFWKLYFTRGPIELIMRKYSD